The Megalops cyprinoides isolate fMegCyp1 chromosome 12, fMegCyp1.pri, whole genome shotgun sequence genome contains a region encoding:
- the xgb gene encoding x globin encodes MGCAISGLGLAPKPTAEAKDEEAAATHLSEEQIDMIKESWKVIQEDIAKVGIIMFVRLFETHPECKDVFFLFRDVEDLERLRTSKELRAHGLRVMSFIEKSVARLDKLERLDHLALELGKSHYRYNAPPKYYGYVGAEFICAVQPILKENWTPELEEAWKALFMYVTRIMKQGYLEEERNKHNTPVISSKEKPEKKNTAL; translated from the exons ATGGGCTGCGCAATATCAGGACTGGGCTTGGCACCCAAACCCACAGCAGAAGCGAAAGATGAAGAAGCCGCTGCCACCCACCTCAGCGAGGAACAAATCGACATGATCAAGGAGTCATGGAAAGTTATCCAAGAGGACATCGCAAAAGTTGGAATCATTATGTTTGTAAG GTTGTTTGAGACCCATCCGGAATGCAAAGATGTCTTCTTCCTGTTCCGAGACGTGGAGGACTTGGAGCGTCTACGGACCAGCAAGGAGCTGCGAGCTCACGGGCTGCG GGTAATGTCTTTCATTGAGAAGAGTGTGGCCAGACTGGACAAGCTGGAGCGGCTGGACCACCTTGCCCTGGAGCTGGGGAAGAGCCACTATCGCTACAATGCCCCACCCAAGTATTATGGG TATGTGGGGGCAGAGTTTATCTGTGCTGTCCAGCCAATTCTGAAGGAGAACTGGACCCCTGAACTGGAGGAGGCGTGGAAG GCCTTGTTCATGTACGTCACCAGGATAATGAAACAGGGCtatctggaggaggagaggaacaagCACAACACTCCAGTTATCTCCAGCAAGGAGAAACCAGAGAAGAAGAACACTGCCCTTTAG
- the srp14 gene encoding signal recognition particle 14 kDa protein: MVLLENDSFLTELTRLFQKCRTSGSVYITLKKYDGRTKPVPRKGNPENFEPVDNKCLIRATDGKKKISTVVSSKEVIKFQMAYSNLLRAHMDGLKKKDKKSKSKKTKATQ; this comes from the exons ATGGTGCTTCTTGAGAATGACTCG TTTTTGACGGAGTTGACGCGGCTTTTTCAGAAGTGCAGGACATCTGGAAGTGTTTATATCACATTAAAGAAAT atgaTGGGAGAACGAAACCAGTGCCTAGGAAAGGTAACCCAGAGAACTTCGAACCCGTGGACAACAAGTGTCTCATTCGCGccacagatggaaaaaagaaaattagcaCAGTG GTCAGCAGCAAAGAAGTCATCAAGTTCCAGATG GCTTACTCTAATCTGCTGCGAGCACACATGGATGGCCTGAAGAAGAAGGACAAAAAGAGCAAGAGCAAGAAGACCAAAGCCACTCAGTGA
- the LOC118787270 gene encoding 5'-3' exonuclease PLD4 isoform X2 → MSSRYWALHDNYVPNRWSQSSLASLVLTVGCLVVIGVLTSIALTEKSTAKRNSQHLGDQVKIAWDTSNDLGDPVSDEQSKFVLVESIPLYMTYNVNATFGTPLYKAWKDLLAMATKSVDVASFYWTLTGDDIRVNSSTDLPGRDIFKLFQDLPSRNVLVKELGVVIYNCSQLAEDLEKIFLSYWVLGHYNASIPDPWPSDFDTSINTEHPLLLNMSGVASRVYISASPPSFCPAGRTKDLDSILSVIEGAEQFIDVSVMEYFPTSRFTHPKRYWPIIEDALKQSAFDRQVPIRLLISCGQDTDPAMLPFLQSLSALHQPSQNISIEVKLFIVPVGNQSNIPYSRVNHNKYMVTDKETYIGTSNWSADYFITTAGVSLVVSQDVPHPSSVGQTLQEQLRGVFERDWNSQFSVALSDLGHHPDCSFTERPRKTAS, encoded by the exons atgtCTTCGCGGTACTGGGCTTTACATGATAATTACGTCCCTAATCGATGG AGCCAAAGCAGCCTTGCGTCTCTAGTCCTCACCGTGGGCTGTTTGGTGGTAATAGGTGTGCTCACCTCTATCGCTCTAACGGAGAAATCCACCGCTAAAAGAAATAGCCAACACCTTGGAGACCAAGTCAAGATAGCGTGGGATACAAGCAATGATCTGGGTGATCCTGTTTCTGATGAGCAGAGCAA ATTTGTTCTTGTTGAGAGCATTCCTCTCTATATGACATATAATGTCAACGCCACCTTTGGAACTCCCCTGTACAAAGCCTGGAAAGACCTCCTAGCCATGGCAACCAAAAGCGTGGATGTGGCCTCTTTCTACTGGACTCTTACAGGTGACGACATTAGGGTCAACTCATCCACTGACTTACCA GGGAGGGATATATTCAAGCTCTTTCAGGACCTGCCTTCAAGAAATGTTTTG GTGAAGGAGCTTGGAGTGGTGATATACAACTGTTCCCAACTGGCTGAGGACCTCGAGAAGATCTTCCTGTCTTACTGGGTGCTTGGTCACTACAACGCATCCATCCCAGACCCCTGGCCCTCTGACTTTGATACCAGCATCAACACAGAGCACCCCCTTTTGCTGAACATGAGTGGTGTAGCCAGCAGGGTCTACATCTCT GCCTCGCCCCCCTCTTTCTGCCCGGCTGGTAGAACAAAAGATTTAGACTCTATCCTCTCTGTGATCGAAGGGGCGGAGCAGTTTATTGATGTGTCTGTCATGGAGTACTTTCCCACCTCTCGTTTCACCCATCCCAAGAG GTACTGGCCAATCATCGAAGATGCACTGAAGCAGTCAGCTTTTGATCGGCAGGTTCCAATCCGTCTGCTGATTAGTTGTGGGCAGGACACAGACCCAGCCATGCTACCCTTCCTCCAGTCCCTCAGCGCCCTGCACCAGCCATCCCAAAACATCAGCATTGAAGTG AAACTGTTCATAGTGCCAGTGGGGAACCAGTCAAACATTCCCTACTCTAGAGTGAACCACAATAAATACATGGTGACTGATAAAGAAACATATATTG GAACATCTAATTGGTCAGCTGACTACTTCATCACAACGGCAGGGGTGAGCCTGGTGGTTTCTCAGGACGTGCCCCACCCGAGCTCGGTGGGGCAGacactgcaggagcagctgagaGGTGTGTTCGAGAGGGACTGGAACTCTCAGTTTTCTGTGGCTCTGTCTGACCTGGGCCACCATCCTGACTGTAGTTTCACCGAAAGACCTAGAAAAACTGCTTCGTGA
- the LOC118787270 gene encoding 5'-3' exonuclease PLD4 isoform X1 — MSSRYWALHDNYVPNRWSQSSLASLVLTVGCLVVIGVLTSIALTEKSTAKRNSQHLGDQVKIAWDTSNDLGDPVSDEQSKFVLVESIPLYMTYNVNATFGTPLYKAWKDLLAMATKSVDVASFYWTLTGDDIRVNSSTDLPGRDIFKLFQDLPSRNVLVRVATSIPTVARHSTDLQVLKEKGVHVKEVNFGLLTKGILHTKLWIVDMKHVYIGSANMDWRSLTQVKELGVVIYNCSQLAEDLEKIFLSYWVLGHYNASIPDPWPSDFDTSINTEHPLLLNMSGVASRVYISASPPSFCPAGRTKDLDSILSVIEGAEQFIDVSVMEYFPTSRFTHPKRYWPIIEDALKQSAFDRQVPIRLLISCGQDTDPAMLPFLQSLSALHQPSQNISIEVKLFIVPVGNQSNIPYSRVNHNKYMVTDKETYIGTSNWSADYFITTAGVSLVVSQDVPHPSSVGQTLQEQLRGVFERDWNSQFSVALSDLGHHPDCSFTERPRKTAS; from the exons atgtCTTCGCGGTACTGGGCTTTACATGATAATTACGTCCCTAATCGATGG AGCCAAAGCAGCCTTGCGTCTCTAGTCCTCACCGTGGGCTGTTTGGTGGTAATAGGTGTGCTCACCTCTATCGCTCTAACGGAGAAATCCACCGCTAAAAGAAATAGCCAACACCTTGGAGACCAAGTCAAGATAGCGTGGGATACAAGCAATGATCTGGGTGATCCTGTTTCTGATGAGCAGAGCAA ATTTGTTCTTGTTGAGAGCATTCCTCTCTATATGACATATAATGTCAACGCCACCTTTGGAACTCCCCTGTACAAAGCCTGGAAAGACCTCCTAGCCATGGCAACCAAAAGCGTGGATGTGGCCTCTTTCTACTGGACTCTTACAGGTGACGACATTAGGGTCAACTCATCCACTGACTTACCA GGGAGGGATATATTCAAGCTCTTTCAGGACCTGCCTTCAAGAAATGTTTTGGTACGTGTGGCCACCAGTATTCCCACTGTGGCACGACACTCTACTGATCTGCAGGTGCTGAAGGAAAAAG GGGTCCATGTGAAAGAGGTGAACTTTGGCCTTTTGACAAAGGGTATACTGCACACCAAGCTGTGGATTGTAGACATGAAACACGTTTATATTGGAAGTGCCAACATGGACTGGAGATCTCTAACACAG GTGAAGGAGCTTGGAGTGGTGATATACAACTGTTCCCAACTGGCTGAGGACCTCGAGAAGATCTTCCTGTCTTACTGGGTGCTTGGTCACTACAACGCATCCATCCCAGACCCCTGGCCCTCTGACTTTGATACCAGCATCAACACAGAGCACCCCCTTTTGCTGAACATGAGTGGTGTAGCCAGCAGGGTCTACATCTCT GCCTCGCCCCCCTCTTTCTGCCCGGCTGGTAGAACAAAAGATTTAGACTCTATCCTCTCTGTGATCGAAGGGGCGGAGCAGTTTATTGATGTGTCTGTCATGGAGTACTTTCCCACCTCTCGTTTCACCCATCCCAAGAG GTACTGGCCAATCATCGAAGATGCACTGAAGCAGTCAGCTTTTGATCGGCAGGTTCCAATCCGTCTGCTGATTAGTTGTGGGCAGGACACAGACCCAGCCATGCTACCCTTCCTCCAGTCCCTCAGCGCCCTGCACCAGCCATCCCAAAACATCAGCATTGAAGTG AAACTGTTCATAGTGCCAGTGGGGAACCAGTCAAACATTCCCTACTCTAGAGTGAACCACAATAAATACATGGTGACTGATAAAGAAACATATATTG GAACATCTAATTGGTCAGCTGACTACTTCATCACAACGGCAGGGGTGAGCCTGGTGGTTTCTCAGGACGTGCCCCACCCGAGCTCGGTGGGGCAGacactgcaggagcagctgagaGGTGTGTTCGAGAGGGACTGGAACTCTCAGTTTTCTGTGGCTCTGTCTGACCTGGGCCACCATCCTGACTGTAGTTTCACCGAAAGACCTAGAAAAACTGCTTCGTGA